Proteins encoded together in one Fervidobacterium thailandense window:
- a CDS encoding chemotaxis protein CheW, whose product MELKFLTFHIGEEVFAINIMKVERVKEYEKTTKVPNIADYVEGIINLMGELIPIINMRKKFMLPDFENKEKSKIIVVKLENGKKVGLLVDDVREVLTVTEEQIDEPPAHVGGMSNIKFISGVIKLPNEMVLTLEVDNLLTAEEKLALANL is encoded by the coding sequence ATGGAGCTGAAATTCCTAACCTTCCACATAGGTGAGGAAGTATTTGCCATCAACATAATGAAGGTGGAGAGGGTAAAGGAGTACGAGAAGACCACAAAAGTTCCGAACATTGCCGATTACGTTGAGGGGATCATCAACCTCATGGGCGAGCTTATTCCCATCATCAACATGCGCAAAAAATTTATGCTACCGGACTTTGAGAACAAGGAGAAATCCAAAATCATAGTCGTTAAACTCGAGAACGGTAAGAAAGTTGGTTTACTCGTTGACGACGTGAGGGAAGTTCTGACGGTAACGGAAGAACAGATTGACGAACCTCCGGCGCACGTTGGGGGAATGTCGAACATAAAGTTCATCTCCGGTGTGATCAAACTTCCAAACGAGATGGTACTCACACTTGAGGTTGACAACCTACTCACAGCTGAAGAAAAACTGGCACTTGCGAATCTCTGA
- the fliS gene encoding flagellar export chaperone FliS produces MDYTEQMVMTASPAKLVELLLDKAITVIEEAKKFIQEKDYPNANDKIIRAQDIVMELNLSLDVEKGGDIAKNLRALYTYMYRTLVEANIKKDIGMLDDVKGLLSELLATWREAMKKAGSTASQIDVNKPRINLTF; encoded by the coding sequence ATGGATTACACAGAACAAATGGTCATGACCGCCAGCCCGGCGAAACTTGTAGAATTACTCTTGGACAAAGCAATCACGGTTATTGAGGAGGCCAAAAAATTCATCCAGGAGAAAGACTATCCGAACGCGAACGACAAAATCATCCGCGCTCAGGATATCGTTATGGAACTCAACCTCTCGCTTGATGTGGAAAAAGGCGGAGACATAGCCAAGAACTTGAGGGCGCTCTACACCTACATGTACAGGACGCTGGTGGAGGCAAATATTAAGAAAGATATTGGCATGCTCGATGACGTCAAAGGATTGTTAAGTGAGCTCTTGGCCACTTGGAGAGAAGCCATGAAAAAGGCCGGGAGCACGGCAAGTCAGATAGATGTGAACAAACCAAGGATAAATCTAACGTTCTGA
- a CDS encoding NUDIX domain-containing protein, translating to MERTISSMEIFKGVLLHVLKDEVELENGVRSTREFVLHPGAVAVVPITEDGKVVLVEQYRYPIKQKLLEIPAGKFDKPGEDPLECAKRELEEETGYSAREYIYLGYIHTTPGFSNEVIHLYLARGLKKGQMSPDEDEILKVHLEDFREVLKKCISGEITDAKTLAGIFRAYFYLNRSEE from the coding sequence ATGGAGCGGACGATAAGTAGTATGGAGATATTCAAGGGAGTGCTACTCCACGTTTTGAAAGACGAAGTTGAACTCGAAAACGGTGTACGGAGCACGCGGGAGTTCGTTCTCCATCCCGGTGCCGTTGCTGTTGTGCCTATCACCGAGGATGGAAAAGTGGTACTTGTAGAGCAATACAGGTACCCGATCAAACAAAAGCTACTCGAAATACCGGCGGGGAAGTTCGACAAACCGGGTGAAGACCCCTTGGAATGTGCAAAACGCGAGTTGGAAGAAGAAACTGGTTACAGTGCGCGTGAGTATATTTACTTAGGCTACATCCACACAACCCCCGGATTTTCGAACGAGGTCATCCACCTTTACTTGGCGAGGGGACTTAAAAAGGGACAGATGAGCCCCGATGAGGACGAAATTTTAAAGGTGCACCTTGAGGATTTCCGAGAAGTATTGAAGAAATGTATAAGCGGTGAGATTACCGATGCCAAAACACTTGCTGGAATTTTCAGGGCGTATTTTTATCTTAATCGGTCGGAGGAGTGA
- a CDS encoding WD40 repeat domain-containing protein, with product MLIVFLVLLFPLPRLVFSIDFQFFGHRDVIWRIRSDGRYLFTSSADGSLKVWDGNLRLIQSIPTHESWARALAVNDKYVAVGGYKPDNMIKVFDKVTFKLLKILKVHSGSVFTLEFYKDLLISGGSDNWVVVTDLRTWKSRVLKFHDAWVREVLVMNDTLVSVDDFGKVVLTDLKSFRKIGEFKIDALVVSATSDGAALCFFGDSRGKVWMLSLTTGSLIRKTLERGVELPVESLEYSGGELYCGMGNFVYRLKVSERELTIAGKFSASPIEVTALKLLGKKLFVGNKYGELYTYTPDGRYLAKSQRYGQSQTKIATFGRLMAVGRETGEVEMYDNSNGKLIWRLTLRSPVRSIAFDGQEVVVGCANGLLAFISSGKITKTFKFNDAIISVLKTSKNVFVGTYGQLYLLDITGSSPTVRSVSLDGWVTALHVFQSHMFAGTNTGEIYVLDFSIASPKVLRRLQLDGGVVRFFENAGKKLFVLTFTGKIYVLEGSRFQLFSSIGPPVYSLSGTKEELLITGDGVYSISPQSPSSVQKIFESEAPIVDSARSDGRLFLALSNGRILEVEYTPGSLPRVVKGYVPELSPITTIHVIDKETIACGHENGELSVWRKVGTVAEFVLEKVLADHAASVRDIVVYGELLISASSDRTIKVWNRKTGRLLNTITWHGAYVWALDISGNVLVSGDWEGRIFTWKILNVSGDLSQTDAFNVSGSISDLKYWKDGIVFTTLEGEVGILKAGRVQKRRIAKQTLWTVSTDAEYVFAAGWDGIVFVLDGNLNLIAQLKAHNSTIFKLERFGNILLTAGSDNLIKIWEISKSGGKIALRLWKVYSDFRQSILAVAFSKETEEIILSQGREMVTFRIDANEKGGTK from the coding sequence GTGCTCATTGTCTTTCTGGTGCTTCTTTTTCCCCTCCCCCGACTCGTGTTTTCCATCGATTTCCAGTTCTTCGGTCACAGGGATGTGATTTGGCGTATCCGTTCAGATGGTCGCTACCTTTTCACCTCCAGTGCCGACGGTTCATTGAAGGTGTGGGATGGGAACCTTCGCCTTATTCAGAGCATTCCAACGCACGAGTCCTGGGCACGCGCACTTGCCGTGAACGACAAGTACGTTGCTGTGGGCGGGTACAAACCCGATAACATGATAAAAGTGTTCGATAAAGTCACGTTCAAGTTACTAAAGATTCTGAAAGTCCACTCCGGTTCCGTCTTCACACTCGAGTTTTACAAAGATCTCCTCATCTCAGGCGGTTCTGATAACTGGGTAGTTGTCACGGATCTGAGAACGTGGAAATCGCGCGTTCTGAAATTCCACGATGCTTGGGTGCGAGAGGTCTTGGTAATGAACGATACGCTCGTGTCGGTCGACGATTTTGGAAAGGTAGTCTTAACGGATTTAAAGTCTTTCAGGAAGATTGGAGAGTTTAAGATCGATGCGCTTGTAGTATCTGCAACTTCCGACGGTGCGGCGCTTTGTTTCTTCGGAGATTCGAGAGGGAAAGTTTGGATGTTATCTTTAACCACTGGTAGTCTGATTCGGAAGACTCTCGAGCGCGGGGTGGAATTACCCGTCGAATCGCTTGAATACTCCGGGGGAGAACTTTATTGTGGAATGGGGAACTTTGTCTACAGACTCAAAGTAAGTGAACGGGAGCTAACGATAGCTGGGAAATTCAGCGCATCACCGATAGAGGTTACGGCGTTAAAGTTGTTAGGTAAAAAGCTATTCGTGGGGAACAAGTACGGAGAACTGTACACCTACACACCCGATGGTCGTTACCTGGCAAAATCACAACGCTACGGACAAAGTCAGACCAAGATCGCAACCTTTGGGAGATTAATGGCTGTCGGTAGGGAGACCGGAGAAGTGGAAATGTACGACAACTCGAACGGAAAGTTAATATGGAGATTAACGTTGCGCTCTCCTGTAAGGTCGATTGCCTTCGACGGCCAGGAAGTTGTTGTAGGCTGTGCGAACGGCCTTTTGGCTTTCATATCATCTGGAAAAATCACAAAAACGTTCAAATTCAACGACGCCATTATCTCGGTGCTGAAGACATCAAAGAACGTCTTTGTCGGTACGTACGGACAACTTTATCTGTTAGATATTACCGGTTCCTCACCGACGGTGCGCTCGGTTAGTCTTGACGGTTGGGTTACCGCACTACATGTCTTTCAGTCACACATGTTTGCAGGCACGAACACGGGTGAGATTTACGTTTTAGATTTTTCAATCGCGTCTCCAAAGGTACTTCGAAGGCTTCAACTCGACGGTGGAGTTGTGAGGTTTTTCGAAAATGCTGGAAAAAAACTCTTTGTTCTAACTTTTACCGGTAAAATCTACGTTCTTGAGGGTTCCCGATTCCAGTTGTTTTCGAGCATTGGACCTCCGGTTTACTCGTTGTCCGGCACAAAAGAAGAACTACTCATCACCGGTGATGGGGTTTACTCCATCAGCCCACAAAGCCCATCCTCGGTGCAGAAAATTTTCGAATCGGAAGCACCGATTGTCGACAGTGCGCGTTCAGATGGTAGATTGTTCCTTGCACTCTCCAACGGTAGGATCTTGGAAGTTGAATACACTCCAGGGTCGCTTCCGAGGGTGGTCAAAGGCTACGTTCCCGAGTTATCACCTATCACCACCATCCACGTTATCGATAAAGAAACCATCGCCTGTGGACACGAAAACGGTGAACTATCGGTATGGCGCAAAGTTGGCACTGTGGCGGAGTTCGTACTTGAAAAAGTGCTTGCGGATCACGCAGCTTCGGTGAGGGATATCGTTGTTTACGGTGAGCTCCTCATCTCCGCTTCTTCGGACCGTACGATCAAAGTGTGGAATCGAAAGACTGGTCGTTTGTTGAACACCATCACGTGGCACGGTGCGTACGTCTGGGCCTTGGATATCAGCGGTAATGTTCTGGTTTCCGGTGATTGGGAGGGGCGAATCTTTACCTGGAAGATTTTGAACGTGTCAGGTGACTTGAGCCAAACCGATGCGTTCAACGTTAGTGGTTCGATATCCGATTTAAAGTATTGGAAGGATGGCATAGTATTCACCACACTCGAAGGTGAGGTAGGCATCCTCAAAGCTGGCCGGGTTCAGAAAAGGCGTATCGCAAAACAGACGCTCTGGACCGTGAGCACCGATGCCGAATACGTATTCGCAGCTGGCTGGGATGGTATCGTCTTCGTACTTGACGGGAATCTGAACCTGATTGCGCAATTGAAAGCTCATAACTCCACGATATTCAAATTGGAAAGATTCGGCAACATACTGCTGACGGCCGGTTCTGATAACTTGATAAAGATCTGGGAAATCTCGAAAAGTGGTGGTAAAATAGCATTAAGACTTTGGAAGGTTTACTCCGATTTCCGCCAATCCATCCTTGCGGTGGCGTTTTCCAAAGAAACGGAGGAAATCATCCTTTCGCAAGGACGTGAAATGGTAACTTTCAGGATCGATGCTAACGAAAAGGGAGGTACAAAATAA
- a CDS encoding DUF6485 family protein: MSQACPSLQRNLQNCTCTYTSCDKRGKCCECVAYHRRLGEIPGCFFTKEGEHTWDRSLENFIRDRTRNR, encoded by the coding sequence ATGTCACAAGCTTGTCCTTCTCTCCAACGAAATCTCCAGAATTGTACGTGCACTTACACTTCCTGCGATAAACGGGGAAAGTGCTGCGAATGCGTGGCATACCACCGCAGGCTCGGAGAAATCCCCGGTTGTTTCTTCACCAAAGAAGGCGAACACACTTGGGATAGATCCCTCGAGAACTTCATCCGCGACAGAACGAGGAACAGGTGA
- the dacB gene encoding D-alanyl-D-alanine carboxypeptidase/D-alanyl-D-alanine endopeptidase, with protein sequence MWSKVSTNSSNSRKLCCNVTLVLSLLFLVILPSSSLAQELYKLIEQKAPANSFVGAYFVDVDGTVLVEYNAHKLFTPASLTKIFTTLLAWEVLGPDFKYTTTFYIPVGSTRPVIKGNLVIKANGDPSMSVDILRQNLKKFKDDGYTRIEGNIVVDNSFFSTERWGIGWEWDYKNPYIDALVLREYVTSFSANDKNAMALFYGGQVKQILTSYGIEVTGQVIVGKLTSGYTEYISIKSAPLKSLVDVANKFSSNSYAEQIFRTVGLRLYNLGSTQNSIRAMDNFVKRLFGESYSYRIVDGCGLSTYNLLTPYMVTQALVYAYKNHGGLDGFISTLALGGKEGTMEKRLGDIFVRAKTGTLQGVSNIAGIMRTKTGRLIAFCIMVNNFTAPTYTVMAYHDEIIRYVWNNY encoded by the coding sequence ATGTGGTCCAAAGTATCCACGAACTCGTCGAATAGCCGCAAACTTTGTTGCAACGTAACCTTGGTTTTATCTTTACTGTTCCTTGTTATCTTACCAAGTTCTTCGCTCGCACAAGAGCTGTATAAGCTGATCGAACAGAAGGCACCAGCTAACTCGTTTGTCGGAGCTTACTTTGTTGACGTTGATGGAACGGTTCTTGTTGAATACAACGCCCATAAACTTTTTACGCCGGCCTCGCTGACAAAGATATTCACAACGTTACTGGCTTGGGAAGTCCTCGGCCCAGATTTCAAGTACACAACGACATTTTACATCCCAGTCGGCAGTACTCGACCGGTTATCAAGGGCAATCTGGTTATCAAAGCCAACGGTGATCCATCGATGAGCGTTGACATACTGAGGCAGAATCTGAAAAAATTCAAAGACGACGGCTACACGAGAATAGAGGGAAACATAGTCGTGGATAACTCTTTCTTTTCGACCGAGCGCTGGGGAATCGGTTGGGAATGGGATTACAAGAATCCTTACATCGACGCACTCGTGCTCAGGGAATACGTCACAAGCTTTTCGGCTAACGACAAAAACGCTATGGCGTTGTTCTACGGTGGCCAAGTAAAGCAGATACTAACGTCTTACGGAATAGAAGTGACTGGTCAAGTAATCGTCGGAAAACTGACATCTGGATACACGGAGTATATCTCGATCAAATCAGCGCCTTTAAAGTCACTGGTCGACGTTGCCAACAAATTTAGCAGTAATTCCTACGCCGAGCAGATATTCAGAACCGTAGGTTTGAGACTCTACAACCTCGGGAGTACTCAAAACAGCATTAGAGCGATGGACAACTTTGTGAAAAGGTTGTTCGGCGAGAGCTATTCTTACAGGATCGTAGACGGTTGTGGCCTTTCAACTTACAACCTACTCACCCCCTACATGGTAACCCAGGCGCTTGTTTACGCGTACAAAAACCACGGAGGATTGGACGGTTTCATATCGACCTTGGCGCTGGGTGGAAAGGAAGGAACGATGGAGAAACGTCTCGGAGATATATTCGTGCGGGCAAAAACGGGCACACTCCAAGGAGTTTCAAATATCGCGGGAATCATGCGCACGAAGACAGGACGACTCATAGCGTTTTGCATTATGGTTAACAACTTCACCGCACCAACGTACACCGTTATGGCTTACCACGATGAGATAATCAGATACGTTTGGAATAATTATTGA
- a CDS encoding biotin--[acetyl-CoA-carboxylase] ligase, with protein sequence MIGEELEVLYEVDSTNEFLKRNYRSFHDGAVVVAIKQTAGKGRFGRTWYSPEGGLWYSVLFKPKVHIGLHVYTKIFSVSIAEVLKKLKVKVTIKWPNDIYYEGKKLAGILAEAISENNRVVAIVVGVGINVNNNIPDELKDIGISLSQILKKKVKITYLLDEINKYAWHLLVTYRNEPENITKLWKKYLYPKEGAQIKFKHEGEVLEGTILKISDEAMYIDVGGKVHVVQSIHELVE encoded by the coding sequence ATGATAGGTGAAGAACTCGAAGTGCTGTACGAGGTGGACAGTACCAACGAATTCTTGAAACGCAATTATCGTTCCTTTCACGACGGTGCCGTTGTCGTGGCCATAAAACAAACTGCGGGAAAGGGGCGTTTTGGCAGAACCTGGTACTCTCCCGAGGGAGGATTGTGGTACTCGGTACTCTTCAAACCAAAGGTACACATCGGTTTGCACGTGTACACCAAGATTTTCTCAGTATCCATCGCCGAGGTATTGAAGAAGTTAAAGGTGAAGGTAACGATAAAGTGGCCCAACGATATTTATTATGAGGGCAAGAAGCTGGCCGGAATCCTTGCGGAGGCTATTTCCGAGAACAACAGGGTTGTCGCCATCGTAGTTGGTGTTGGGATAAACGTCAACAACAACATCCCTGACGAACTGAAAGATATCGGGATTTCACTCTCACAAATTCTCAAGAAAAAGGTTAAAATAACGTACCTTCTTGACGAGATAAACAAGTATGCCTGGCACCTGCTTGTTACCTACAGGAACGAACCGGAGAATATAACGAAGTTGTGGAAAAAGTATCTTTACCCGAAGGAGGGTGCTCAAATAAAGTTCAAGCACGAAGGTGAGGTCCTTGAAGGTACCATCCTGAAAATTTCGGACGAAGCAATGTACATCGATGTAGGAGGCAAGGTACATGTGGTCCAAAGTATCCACGAACTCGTCGAATAG
- the murJ gene encoding murein biosynthesis integral membrane protein MurJ, whose protein sequence is MSIILGSLAFAVATFLSRLLGLLRDMLMASKFGTSWEADAYFVAILFPFFLRRVFGEGAMTSAFVPLYSESKNKDEFLSSVLTGFTAILLVIVALTMFFPNIVIYMFSSGAPERTKELTKVLVRITAPSILFIFWWAIAYSIENTRGKFFYPALTPIYPNLVMIILMLVPGLGIYGPTWGFLIGEGVAFASLIYALRRHKLSLTLSQFGEFLKYFFPSFLAMSISQINSIVDTNVVSYYSSGDRGGVSYLQYASRFYMLPYGLFGVAVATVILSTISNDRENYKLHLRKGITSTLFFTLPAAVGLVVLSQPIIRLFYEYGKFTPQDTKITAQVLSAYAVGLPFYGVYSTMSRARHALKDMKTPLRATVLVAVVNIVLDLAVGLKYGPIGVALATSIAGLVGCIYLFLKESDKDLFERENVYVILSSTVMGLLTFWFSALSSRRFWVLFSTLFGAVVYLLISFVFFRHKLANFLKLKKG, encoded by the coding sequence ATGAGCATCATACTTGGGAGTCTTGCATTCGCGGTAGCCACGTTCCTTTCCCGATTACTCGGTCTCTTACGTGACATGCTGATGGCTTCCAAATTCGGTACGAGCTGGGAAGCGGATGCGTACTTTGTTGCCATCCTCTTCCCGTTTTTCCTAAGGCGTGTCTTCGGAGAGGGTGCGATGACTTCTGCTTTCGTTCCACTTTACAGCGAGTCGAAGAACAAGGACGAATTTCTCTCGTCGGTTCTCACGGGTTTCACAGCCATCTTGCTCGTCATCGTTGCGCTCACCATGTTCTTTCCAAACATCGTTATTTACATGTTCAGTTCCGGGGCACCGGAGCGTACGAAGGAACTCACGAAGGTTCTTGTTCGCATCACCGCTCCCTCGATACTGTTCATATTCTGGTGGGCGATAGCGTATTCGATAGAAAACACGAGGGGCAAGTTCTTCTACCCGGCCCTCACGCCGATCTATCCAAACCTTGTCATGATCATTCTCATGCTTGTCCCAGGACTCGGAATTTACGGACCGACGTGGGGATTTTTGATAGGCGAGGGTGTTGCGTTCGCAAGTCTGATCTACGCTTTGAGAAGGCACAAACTGAGCTTAACACTCTCGCAATTTGGGGAGTTTCTCAAGTACTTCTTTCCAAGCTTTCTGGCCATGTCGATCTCGCAAATCAACAGCATCGTCGATACGAACGTAGTCTCATACTACAGCTCGGGAGACAGGGGAGGTGTTTCGTACCTCCAGTACGCATCAAGGTTTTACATGCTACCTTACGGGCTTTTCGGAGTAGCCGTGGCCACAGTTATCCTCTCAACGATAAGCAACGATAGGGAGAACTACAAACTACATCTCAGAAAAGGGATAACATCGACATTATTCTTCACCCTTCCCGCGGCTGTTGGGCTTGTGGTACTTTCCCAGCCGATAATACGACTCTTTTACGAATATGGCAAATTCACACCCCAGGATACAAAAATAACGGCCCAAGTACTTTCCGCGTACGCTGTTGGCTTGCCGTTTTACGGGGTCTACTCTACAATGTCGAGGGCAAGGCATGCACTGAAGGATATGAAAACACCGCTGCGTGCAACCGTACTTGTTGCTGTTGTGAACATCGTACTCGATCTGGCAGTTGGATTGAAGTACGGACCAATTGGAGTTGCGTTGGCCACCAGTATCGCAGGACTTGTCGGTTGCATCTACTTGTTCCTTAAAGAGAGTGATAAGGACTTGTTTGAGCGTGAAAACGTGTACGTAATACTTTCCTCGACGGTGATGGGGCTACTCACGTTCTGGTTCTCCGCATTATCCTCGAGGAGGTTCTGGGTACTCTTTTCGACACTCTTTGGCGCGGTCGTGTACCTTTTAATTTCCTTCGTGTTTTTCAGACACAAACTCGCGAACTTTCTAAAACTGAAAAAGGGCTGA
- the rny gene encoding ribonuclease Y, with protein sequence MEVLIYIIVGIIGISAGIAVGWIVGSRVGKKKAETEIEERLKKTRQDAESIIKEAEKEALEIKKKAIIEAREEAHLIREEIEKERKRREEEIKQLEDRLLKREEMLSKREELLDKRESFVENLKLELEAKAKELEQKEREVQEKFIQLAGLTAEQAREMVLQEAREKYEHEIAKIYVQIKTRYEEEVDKYAKKIIADAIQRYAPEYTGEVTISTVALPNDDMKGRLIGREGRNIRTFEKITGVDLIIDDTPEMVTLSSFNPLRREIARRTIEKLIQDGRIHPARIEEMYEKAKAEIEREIKEAGQEAVITVGVGGLHPEIIKLLGRLKFRTSYGQNVLAHSIEVAQIAGLLAAELGLNVDKAKRGGLLHDIGKAVDHEVEGSHTVIGAELLKRYGESDEIINMIMAHHGEEEPMTPEAAIVTAADAISAARPGARREDIESYIKRLMKLEEIAKSYKYVENAYAIQAGREIRVIVQPEKTDDATIEKMAHDIAMRIENELQYPGVLKVVVIREKRSIAYAK encoded by the coding sequence ATGGAAGTTTTGATATACATCATCGTTGGAATAATAGGAATCTCCGCGGGAATTGCGGTTGGGTGGATAGTTGGTAGTAGGGTAGGTAAAAAGAAAGCCGAAACGGAAATCGAGGAAAGGCTCAAGAAGACAAGACAAGATGCCGAGTCGATAATAAAAGAAGCCGAGAAAGAAGCGCTGGAGATAAAGAAAAAAGCCATCATCGAGGCACGTGAAGAAGCACACTTGATTCGCGAAGAGATCGAGAAAGAACGCAAGAGGCGAGAAGAGGAAATAAAACAGCTCGAGGATCGACTATTGAAGCGTGAAGAGATGTTGAGCAAGCGTGAGGAGTTGCTCGACAAACGCGAAAGTTTCGTCGAAAACTTAAAACTCGAACTGGAAGCGAAGGCCAAAGAGCTCGAGCAAAAAGAAAGGGAAGTACAAGAAAAGTTCATACAACTGGCCGGTCTCACCGCCGAACAAGCGCGCGAAATGGTGCTCCAGGAAGCCCGGGAAAAGTACGAACACGAGATCGCGAAAATCTACGTCCAAATAAAAACACGCTACGAGGAAGAGGTTGATAAGTACGCTAAAAAAATCATTGCGGATGCCATTCAACGCTACGCGCCGGAGTATACCGGAGAAGTTACCATCAGTACCGTTGCCTTGCCCAACGACGATATGAAGGGACGACTCATAGGTAGGGAAGGTAGGAACATCAGGACCTTTGAAAAAATCACGGGTGTTGACCTTATCATCGACGATACCCCGGAAATGGTCACACTCAGTTCGTTCAACCCACTTAGAAGAGAAATCGCCCGAAGGACGATCGAAAAACTCATTCAGGACGGTCGTATCCATCCGGCAAGGATAGAAGAGATGTACGAGAAGGCGAAAGCGGAGATAGAGCGCGAAATCAAAGAAGCCGGTCAGGAAGCGGTTATCACGGTGGGCGTTGGCGGACTCCATCCGGAAATCATAAAATTACTCGGTCGACTAAAGTTCAGGACCAGCTACGGTCAAAACGTTCTTGCGCACTCGATAGAAGTGGCTCAGATTGCCGGCCTCTTGGCGGCCGAACTTGGTTTGAACGTCGATAAGGCCAAGCGTGGAGGGCTGTTGCACGATATTGGTAAAGCAGTTGACCACGAGGTTGAGGGTTCTCACACTGTCATCGGAGCTGAACTACTGAAGAGGTACGGTGAATCGGATGAAATAATAAACATGATCATGGCACACCACGGAGAAGAAGAACCGATGACCCCGGAAGCGGCGATTGTCACAGCTGCGGACGCGATCTCGGCCGCAAGACCCGGTGCACGTAGGGAGGATATAGAGAGCTACATCAAACGTCTCATGAAACTCGAGGAAATTGCCAAGAGCTACAAGTACGTCGAAAATGCGTACGCTATTCAAGCCGGTAGAGAGATTCGCGTCATAGTTCAGCCGGAAAAGACCGACGATGCGACGATTGAAAAGATGGCGCACGATATTGCCATGAGGATCGAGAACGAACTCCAGTATCCCGGAGTCTTAAAAGTTGTGGTGATAAGAGAAAAACGCTCGATAGCGTACGCGAAGTAA
- a CDS encoding regulatory protein RecX, with the protein MGSKGGSSRKPKRRDPLADALRFIRFRARSEWEVRNKLKSRGYSDEEINGTLEILKSKGFIDDAKFAYLYAYDSLTVHHKGPYRIRYELKMLHVDEYLIEDAISKVLSEVDVSEIVRKLTEGLDERKKREKLYRHGFDVDSFND; encoded by the coding sequence ATGGGGAGCAAAGGTGGCAGTTCAAGGAAACCCAAGCGAAGAGACCCCCTCGCCGATGCTTTGAGATTCATAAGGTTCCGTGCGCGGTCCGAGTGGGAGGTAAGGAATAAGCTTAAATCGAGGGGTTACTCCGACGAGGAGATTAACGGAACGTTGGAGATACTCAAATCCAAAGGTTTCATCGATGATGCGAAATTTGCGTACCTCTACGCGTACGACAGTTTGACTGTGCACCACAAAGGCCCTTACAGGATAAGATACGAACTGAAGATGCTCCACGTGGATGAATACTTGATCGAAGATGCTATTTCCAAAGTCCTTTCAGAGGTGGACGTATCGGAGATCGTCCGAAAACTTACCGAGGGATTAGATGAACGGAAAAAACGAGAGAAGCTCTATAGACACGGGTTCGATGTCGATTCTTTTAACGATTAG
- the recA gene encoding recombinase RecA has product MSGDARKEVLKKAISKIEKTYGKGSIMILGEENLAQNLEVIPSGSLAIDIASGVGGYPRGRIIEIYGPESSGKTTIALHAIASVQKQGGIAAFVDAEHALDLNYARNLGINLSELLVSQPDYGEQALDIVDELVRSNAVDLIVIDSVAALVPRAEIEGAMGDTQVGLQARLMSQALRKLAGNVNKSKAVVIFINQTRMKIGVMYGNPETTTGGMALKFYATMRIEVRSAGKIVEGNEHIGNEISIKFVKNKVAPPFKTATVDIIYGKGIVRENELFNIGVSEGLIDRRGSWFTYEDLNGKEHSLGQGKTNAVSYLVEHPEIADEIERRIREKYFGGTKVESQKEE; this is encoded by the coding sequence ATGTCAGGTGATGCGAGAAAGGAAGTTCTAAAAAAAGCTATCAGCAAAATTGAGAAGACCTACGGAAAAGGTTCGATAATGATTCTTGGTGAAGAGAACCTCGCCCAAAATCTGGAGGTCATTCCAAGTGGTTCTCTGGCTATCGATATCGCTTCCGGTGTAGGTGGTTATCCACGTGGCAGGATTATTGAAATCTACGGTCCTGAGTCGAGCGGAAAGACGACGATAGCGTTACACGCGATCGCGTCTGTTCAAAAACAGGGGGGGATCGCAGCATTTGTCGATGCCGAGCACGCGCTGGATCTAAACTATGCGCGTAACCTTGGCATCAACCTCTCGGAATTGCTCGTTTCCCAGCCAGACTACGGAGAACAGGCACTCGATATAGTTGACGAGCTTGTTAGGAGCAACGCGGTGGATTTGATAGTGATTGACTCCGTTGCTGCCCTCGTACCACGCGCGGAAATTGAGGGTGCGATGGGTGATACGCAAGTGGGCCTTCAGGCAAGGCTGATGTCCCAAGCCCTCAGGAAATTGGCTGGGAACGTCAACAAATCGAAAGCGGTCGTCATATTCATCAACCAAACCAGAATGAAGATTGGTGTCATGTACGGTAACCCGGAAACCACAACGGGTGGTATGGCTTTGAAATTCTACGCGACCATGAGGATAGAGGTCAGGTCAGCCGGTAAGATCGTCGAAGGCAACGAGCATATCGGGAACGAAATCTCGATCAAGTTTGTCAAAAACAAGGTTGCACCTCCATTCAAGACCGCAACGGTTGACATCATCTACGGAAAAGGTATCGTCAGGGAAAATGAACTCTTCAACATTGGTGTGAGCGAAGGTTTAATCGATAGAAGGGGAAGCTGGTTCACGTACGAGGATCTCAACGGAAAGGAACACTCCCTTGGTCAAGGAAAGACGAACGCGGTGAGCTACTTGGTGGAACATCCGGAAATCGCCGACGAGATAGAAAGACGGATACGTGAGAAGTACTTCGGTGGAACAAAAGTCGAGAGTCAGAAAGAGGAGTAG